The window AACTTTCATCCAACTGCCTCACGTATGCGAAATCAAAAAATTAGTCACTGAGTATTTTCCCCGAAGTTTTATAAAAAGTTTCcaaattccaaatttattaTCTCGTTGAGGTGTAGATAGATTTTGTGGAACCCTCACtgattagattttttaattttgatgtttttaattatctttAGCCACTAAATGGGGCTCGAAGTCACACATTGTTTCAGGTTTTACCATTTAATGTTTTCTATTCTGTTCAATTCTCATTATCATGacattattcaatttcatgaAAGGTGACAAAGGTAGTTACTCAGTTTGAAAGATTATGTGAATGTAAACAGGTAAAATACTGGTGATGTACTGGGTCGATGGATAGATCGATACGCGAAATCCTGTGATCATATTGGGTTACGTATGGAATTACCAAGGCGTGATGGGTTGTACGTACACATCTGTATAGTAACTATAGTTGTACACAACAATGTGAAACCCGACACTTTATGTGCATCCATACGCATATATGATATAAATTTCATTCCGACAAAAGCTGATATCTCGAGAATAATTAGGCTTCCGAAAAATGACGTAACTTACTACAGATTACTTACGGAGTGTTCCAAATTTTTACCGGACGTTctgtaattttaaattttttttattctcctttgCGCCTTTTTGTATCGCATATAAATGCAGGAATTACGTTCCGCCTCAAGCACCTCCACTTCTTAAATTTAAGGGAGAGATTCGTTACTCTGGTGCCATCCACCCCTCCCCAAAACTGACATGAATGAAGAAATCTTCACCTTATaactcaaaaaataataattcccaCAGATTCAAATATTTGGCTTCAATTCCCATCTGTACAATAACTTCTCAGACGCCCTCAACCGACCCCAGGGAATAGTAGCAGTGTCTCTTCTACTCCAAGTACGTGTCCAATCTCCATTTTAATCTTTCACGTGAGATCAAACGAGAAACCTCTGGGTTACTAAAAATCTCGCGATAAGACACGAAAGATACACATTGAGAGATGAGAAGGGCGGGAAATGAAATCTCTAAATTTAatggaatcattttttctttttcatcccTTAGGTGGGAGATCTGTCTAACCCAGCCCTGAGACTTTTCACTGACAAACTCAACCACATTCAATACGCAGGTAAAGTATAACATTCAGCTACTAGATTATTCAACAGTAATTCGAGTTACCGAATATcgatgaaatttcactggataaTTGTcgaatttcccaaattcattTGGCCTCAGTCTATCGaaagaatatttcaattaaatatctgATTTTCACTTTAGCTCGAGCAactgaaattattgaatccGATAAAATTTACTGGAGAATTATGGAATGGAAAAGTCGAACGTTTTTTTCCCTGGGGTAAATCTCCCCTTAACAGcacatgaaataataattttccaaagataatgATCTACAAGAGAGGTCTTTTGAAATGTCCTCGTTACATCAGTCCTTATCctgatcattaaaaaattaacgaaaagaCTTATCAAACACGAGATCTTTATTAATCACGTGATTATTTTGGAAATGAGCAATCCCACTTAAAGACTCATGATTATCTTGAAAAtgagtaatttcattttaaaaagtcACGGAACAATGTTTTATGGCTCGTAAATTTTCCGCAAAAAGCTCTCGCTCTAAAATGCGACAAACAGTCCCCTCCTTCGTACAAATGAGGAGATCCTTTGAAGtagttttttttgcaatttaataGCACCTGAATTGTAATAAATATCAACAATGGAATCATAAAATCTACAAAGATTGTCCGAATAAggatcacaactatgagattaaGGATTACATGGGgtcattaatataaaaataattattttcatcgattcttaaaaaaatcagttcattccattttaaaattatcataTCTTATCTTATCTTCAATAATTACCGAATGCAGTCCTAATCATCTCTGTTGACCCCGAAATAATAGGAGAACTCATTCTCTCGTTAACGCTCTGTTTCTCCGAATTTTCATTTGcgcaaaaatcgaaaaaacccTCGGCAGTCGTCGCACCCCAAAATAAAGGGTGACACGtggaaattgataattatacTCCGCCCGTTAGACACGACACAATCAATCTGTTTTTGTCACATGTTATGTTACGTGTAAAATTGCATAGGTAAGTCAACTGGAATTCAGCATTTTGCTGTGCTAGAACTACTGCCGGACACGAAGCATTACATGACATACGAGGGCTCCACCACAATGCCAGCGTGTCACGAGACAACAACGTGGATTATTCTCAACAAACCAATATACATAACAAAGCAGCAGGTGAGAATGTACTTAGTATCGACATTTAATCggctatttatttttccaaaccaCTTCCTCACTCAATTCAAAaaccatctaaaaaaaaaataatgtaacgTCTGAGTGTTATTCGTGCACGAAAAAGTCGTGTCACGAATAACATTAGAGAGAATTCCATGGCAATTACCTTGAGTACTGTGCGGGGGAAACTGACGACACGCAATCTCAATATCTTTACACTTAATCATTGCTTATTTCCATATTTCTCACTTGTCGCTTGTGAATGGGATTTGGTCGTTGTGATgcttttatcaataaataggTCAATAAACgtaatttagaaaattataatgaaagttgaaaatacttggagtgaggggggaggaggggggtgtTACGATTATTAACTTGTAGAAGATCTGGGGGAGAGAACGATTGTCCGCAGGATTTTTGAAAcgttataataataatgttgaTGACTGTGTgggtattttttcaattttcagctCATGGCATTGAGAACACTTGTACAAGGGGATGCTGAACATTCGAAAGGGCCTCTTGGTAATAATTTTAGACCTACGCAACCACTCCACCATCGTCCGGTGCGAACAAACATCAACTTCAATGTCCAGGTAAGCGATTGAATCACGATTGATGATGTTTTAGTAGACGTCACGTTTGATTTGTTgctttcatgatttttcaggACCCGAAGAAGTGTCCAACCTCGTACCGTGATATCTACTATAAAGGTAAATGAATGAATCTCCAGTTTCTAATTTTCCACCCTTAGGggtggaaatttttatatatttctaGATTTATCTAAATCAGACGCACAAAAAATCTATTGTCAGTGTAGAAAGTTATCCGGTAATACGATGGTATGAACTAACTCATAGTTTCAGATTTACTGTTAAGGTAATTACTAAAGTTTACATGTTACAAGTTGGAGTATTTCGACATTAATTAAATCGTAGCCTGGTTTCTATAAATGAATTTAGCCTCTTTGAGACATCATACTTATTTAGTTGAGGTGCAGGTGGAGATGTACGGGATATGTCGTCTTCCGCTTTCCTTTTAAAAGCAATTTTAAGAAATTTAAACTTAGAAGGTGTTCATATAAATTCAGAGTGTAGTGAGACACTTGTTTAAAGTATCAAGGCTCACCAGCACTTAGCATTCCCCAGGGTATGCGACGAGGGCACAGCTGGTATATATGAGCGCcgcaaaaatttaaaaaaatgatttttgaccCCTCCGGGGTCATCCCTTTCAAGTTGATCCCCTAATGATAACCCAAATTCCTTATtgcttcataatttttactgaatatttttcgccGTCCGGATGGTAGAAGGGGATGATGTGCAAAATACCCATTCGGAAGTAAATTGCTAATTGAACGGAAGTTATCTGAACTGAATAAATGGCTTCACGCAAATAGCTCATAATAATGAGTTTATTTCGAGTAAAACTCGACATTCACGCGCGCTTTTACTcactataaattatttttaaatataccAAATGTTCCCCAggtgcaaataaaaaatttattcaagtaTTCGGTAAGCAGGGGTTGGGGGAGAGATTCCAGGATTTCCAACAACGAGTGGGgttgatataaaaaatatgctgACTAAGAGAATGGAGGGTCGAAATAGTCTAAAAGTTTGTTTACGTCATACTGAAGGGCCCTTATATTTGTTAGGTATGAAGTCATTATTTAAAGGGGTTGTCTCGCTCATTCTGATTAACAATTCCGATAACTCACGTGAATAGAAACactaatattatcttttatttatttgttaaaatctgattttcatttcatttcatttctttttttgaCTCTAAATTGTTCTCGGAGAATTCCCATTTAACCCAAAAATTTCCGGCGccagcactggaattttctatgagaatttttcttataaaatttcTCCCCGCAAAAATGTCCCTCAACATTTTCCCTAGCGCTCATTCCCAAGATAATTGCACAATTACCGGGAAATTCCCCTTCTCCGCAGATTTCCGTTCACTTCCAAACGCTCCGTTAACGACCGATGTCAGCGTAAAATCATCAAGACAAAATTCTCAACTAAACCCCTCGTTACCCAGataattcaacaattcaagctctcccttaaaaaaaattctccccaaCCGCACCCCAGACGCACAGGTGCATTTACCTTCGCCTCCCACACTCCTCAAACACTGACTTAttgaatttcacaattttcagcAAACAGTTGGGAATAGCCTGGCTGAACCACGAAATCTGCTTTCTCCATTCGAACTCCGCAGTACTACGCTTTTCCACGATGGGATTTGGAACATTgctgtataaaaaaaaaaccttgacATATCAACGCGCGCGACGACACGTGGTGGAAAAATACCGCGAGAAGTGAAGTAAGATGTTGAACAAAAATACTAACTAAAGAAGataaaagtaaaagaaaaaagtaaaaaaaaataataatgtaacAGAAGAAAACAAAATCGCGCCACCGTAAGGTCAAAACTGCTTCGTTGTAAAACTCATTAGACGTGAATTGCCAAGTATGTTTTCAGTAAAGAAACAAACCaacaaagaaaatgaaaaataaacaattatacTTAATAACAATGAGAAAAGCAA of the Diachasmimorpha longicaudata isolate KC_UGA_2023 chromosome 13, iyDiaLong2, whole genome shotgun sequence genome contains:
- the LOC135168917 gene encoding carbonic anhydrase-related protein 10 — its product is MATYSSVYLGIWGVFILILIQESRPVSWEEWWTYDGISGPAFWGLINPEWSLCNKGRRQSPVNLEPKRLLYDRNLQPLQLDKHRVSGVLSNTGHGVVFAVNYNDTRHPVNITGGPLSYRYQFHEIHLHYGMKNDIGSEHTVDGYNFPAEIQIFGFNSHLYNNFSDALNRPQGIVAVSLLLQVGDLSNPALRLFTDKLNHIQYAGKSTGIQHFAVLELLPDTKHYMTYEGSTTMPACHETTTWIILNKPIYITKQQLMALRTLVQGDAEHSKGPLGNNFRPTQPLHHRPVRTNINFNVQDPKKCPTSYRDIYYKANSWE